From one Bacteroides fragilis NCTC 9343 genomic stretch:
- the folD gene encoding bifunctional methylenetetrahydrofolate dehydrogenase/methenyltetrahydrofolate cyclohydrolase FolD — MTLIDGKAISEQVKQEIAAEVAEIVAHGGKRPHLAAILVGHDGGSETYVAAKVKACEVCGFKSSLIRYESDVTEDELLAKVRELNEDDDVDGFIVQLPLPKHISEQKVIETIDYRKDVDGFHPINVGRMSIGLPCYVSATPNGILELLKRYRIETSGKKCVVLGRSNIVGKPMAALMMQKAYPGDATVTVCHSRSKDLVKECREADIIIAALGQPNFVKAEMVKEGAVVIDVGTTRVPDASKKSGFKLTGDVKFDEVSPKCSFITPVPGGVGPMTIVSLMKNTLLAGKKAIYQ; from the coding sequence ATGACACTGATTGATGGAAAAGCCATCTCCGAACAAGTAAAGCAGGAGATTGCAGCCGAAGTGGCAGAAATAGTGGCTCATGGAGGCAAACGCCCTCATCTGGCAGCCATCCTCGTAGGACACGACGGAGGCAGCGAGACATATGTAGCCGCCAAAGTAAAAGCTTGCGAAGTGTGCGGATTCAAGTCGTCACTGATCCGTTACGAAAGTGATGTGACAGAGGACGAGCTGCTTGCCAAAGTACGCGAACTGAATGAAGATGACGATGTAGACGGATTTATCGTACAACTTCCGTTGCCCAAACACATCTCCGAACAAAAAGTGATTGAGACCATCGATTACCGCAAAGATGTGGACGGATTTCACCCGATCAATGTAGGACGCATGTCTATCGGACTGCCTTGCTATGTATCGGCCACTCCGAATGGAATCCTCGAACTGCTGAAACGCTACCGGATAGAGACATCCGGGAAAAAGTGCGTCGTATTGGGACGCAGCAATATTGTTGGCAAACCGATGGCTGCACTGATGATGCAGAAGGCTTATCCGGGAGACGCTACGGTGACCGTATGTCACAGCCGCTCAAAAGATCTGGTGAAAGAGTGCCGGGAAGCCGATATCATTATCGCTGCATTGGGACAACCCAATTTCGTAAAGGCGGAAATGGTGAAAGAAGGTGCCGTGGTCATTGACGTAGGTACCACCCGGGTGCCCGATGCCAGCAAGAAGTCCGGGTTCAAGCTCACAGGAGATGTGAAGTTTGACGAAGTATCCCCGAAGTGTTCGTTCATCACTCCCGTTCCGGGAGGAGTCGGCCCGATGACCATCGTGTCACTGATGAAAAATACATTGCTGGCAGGTAAGAAGGCGATCTATCAATAA
- a CDS encoding TlpA disulfide reductase family protein has protein sequence MKHILFTLALASIAGIANAQHNGHSYTVEGLINDSTLNGQTLYISRYDDGMKVDSTQVTNGQFKFTGKADIPCFCRIDAGREYANFILEGGNIQVNVLTHNDPKGTPMNEEYTHISDKTSELVTELRKRHAAIEQQTEDKSEQLRLKKEYADTYWHPTYTRLYKDMFMKNPDNALGEFAIRELAMCALPEEMDTIFAASGPWLKSLSVYHRIEKQFQGMKATAVGQKFTDFSGKTIDGAASSLSDFVGKGQYTLVDFWASWCGPCRSESPHIAELYNTYKDKGLTVLGVAVWDKPENTKKAIKELNIDWPQIIDTGMTPMDLYGVKGIPFILLFGPDGTIIARDLRGEGMKNKVAEVLNNK, from the coding sequence ATGAAACACATTCTCTTCACTCTGGCGCTTGCTTCCATAGCCGGGATAGCCAACGCACAACACAATGGGCACTCCTATACGGTAGAAGGTTTGATAAACGATTCTACCCTGAACGGACAGACACTCTATATCAGCCGTTATGACGACGGAATGAAAGTGGATAGCACGCAAGTGACCAACGGGCAATTTAAATTCACCGGAAAAGCGGACATCCCCTGTTTTTGCCGCATCGATGCGGGGAGAGAGTATGCCAACTTCATCCTCGAAGGGGGCAACATCCAGGTCAATGTACTGACTCACAATGACCCGAAGGGAACGCCAATGAATGAGGAGTATACCCACATATCTGATAAGACATCCGAGCTGGTCACAGAGTTGAGAAAAAGACATGCGGCCATCGAACAGCAAACAGAAGACAAATCGGAACAACTCCGGCTTAAAAAAGAATACGCCGATACTTACTGGCATCCGACTTATACCCGACTATACAAAGACATGTTTATGAAGAACCCGGACAATGCACTCGGAGAGTTTGCCATCAGAGAGCTTGCCATGTGCGCTTTGCCCGAAGAGATGGACACCATATTTGCGGCTTCCGGCCCCTGGTTGAAGTCACTGAGCGTATATCACCGCATCGAAAAGCAGTTTCAAGGCATGAAAGCGACGGCAGTAGGACAAAAGTTTACCGACTTCAGCGGTAAGACCATAGACGGCGCCGCAAGCTCTTTATCCGATTTTGTGGGCAAAGGTCAATACACTTTGGTAGATTTCTGGGCAAGCTGGTGTGGCCCCTGCCGTTCCGAATCGCCTCATATAGCCGAACTCTACAACACATACAAAGACAAAGGACTGACTGTTCTGGGAGTAGCAGTCTGGGACAAACCGGAAAATACCAAAAAAGCGATCAAGGAACTCAATATCGACTGGCCGCAAATTATCGACACCGGTATGACGCCCATGGATCTGTACGGTGTAAAAGGTATCCCTTTCATCCTCCTCTTCGGACCTGACGGAACCATCATCGCACGTGACCTCAGAGGAGAAGGAATGAAAAATAAAGTAGCCGAAGTACTAAACAATAAATAA